One Carassius gibelio isolate Cgi1373 ecotype wild population from Czech Republic chromosome A7, carGib1.2-hapl.c, whole genome shotgun sequence DNA window includes the following coding sequences:
- the LOC128017535 gene encoding transmembrane channel-like protein 3, which produces MAEPATITRPLISSKRHKSIRKNSRRIYSPYQDDNGPSDDEDKDGERVDSNDPEELFQNIQVQKEIITNIRTKPWPIRRKLKVLKQAREIVLKYEGRLTRTRGYQAAGADLLKKISRLLYNIVVLFIPWEMRIKKIESHFGSGVASYFIFLRWLFGINIVLTVMTGAFIVLPELLAGAPFGTTRSKTIPKEHLTSAQDLDTIWSLGGYLQYSVLFYGYYGNVRKIGSAGYRLPLAYFLVGMAVFAYSFITLLRKMAKNSRMSLAGASDENYTFCWRVFCAWDYLIGNPEAAESKGAAIVNSIREAIVEEQEKKKDTSLAVLISLRILANILVLMSLTGSIYIIYFVVDRSQKLEQEKPELTLWEKNEVSVVVSLITMIAPSAFELVAQLEMYHPRTSLRFQLARVLVLYLGNLYSLIIALLDKVNSMSSAPTVEEAMEEVWPPTPGGQPTSVEEEEPEVEMESQHARGMLRIRGARVEPRTLVTKAEMEIRRPSSPTESISVGAGNLSDSTSFLATISQSTEDNLSTIIPDITELQNSTLTMTLLELNNSMTTIKSPTSSRQPMRMQSLLNQTVLYEYNTRSQQDPCWETYVGQEMLKLSIIDMIFTVASILLIDFIRGLVVRYLSDCCCWDLESKFPEYGEFKIAENVLHLIYNQGMIWMGAFFSPCLPAFNVLKLIGLMYLRSWAVLTCNVPHQQVFKASRSNNFYLTMLLFMLFLCMLPTVFAIVRYRPSQYCGPFSGQEKIYDIISETISNDFPLWFSKVMSYVTSPVVVLPALLLLFMLIYYLQSIARSLKVTNSQLRMQLQTERTDDKKKVFQLAAACLQGPEGGDKKSEQESDITSMESSARSASPPRRNGSIANFEAPVRPGNSIRTITQSASRPDIPRAAGATQSPTVPVRQKHKSEPMASSSFRMHSSPSVPQRQVRRVEYIPIRHSGYLGSTSSSCRSKSYHNMAYNPCTRYAENIHSDPQFRKTLRPMHTEPAVITAQSYVGHRAHSTRYIIVNEHEARKKLMRSNTRIPRHYRLADEPTEIVELYPRNVKCYIPRPLHRSHQPHLNEEEEEEDPKSSTKRASFRQSKRPRPLSDLHQTARFYIGDTTNSQLSMEQGLYCDEEEDDHEEDWVNDPQTNIRGPESAHRCGEPYVKPKTKHKVEPSLTESDSASLASSSDQQNSSTDQYIQVIHNKKKYLKSSAKLTKTKSKSSVKLNVPGTNDLVCSNV; this is translated from the exons ATGGCAGAACCAGCAACTATAACCAGACCCCTGATATCCTCCAAGCGACACAAGAGCATAAGGAAGAATTCCAGGAGAATTTATTCCCCATATCAGGACGATAATGG ACCCTCTGATGATGAGGATAAGGATGGAGAAAGAGTGGACAGCAATGATCCAGAGGAGTTGTTCCAGAACATTCAGGTTCAGAAGGAAATCATCACCAACATCCGAACTAAACCCTGGCCAATAAGACGCAAGCTAAAAGTGCTCAA GCAAGCTAGAGAGATTGTCTTGAAGTATGAGGGCCGACTGACCAGGACGAGAGGTTACCAGGCAGCAGGGGCAGAT ttgctGAAGAAAATTTCAAGACTCTTGTACAACATTGTCGTCTTGTTCATTCCCTGGGAGATGAGGATCAAAAAGATTGAAA GTCACTTTGGATCAGGTGTAGCCTCTTATTTCATATTTCTGCGATGGCTGTTTGGGATCAACATAGTTCTCACTGTCATGACTGGAGCCTTTATCGTACTGCCTGAG CTCTTGGCCGGCGCTCCGTTTGGTACCACCCGCAGCAAGACCATCCCCAAGGAGCACCTTACATCTGCACAAGACCTGGACACCATCTGGTCGCTGGGG GGATATCTTCAATATTCTGTGCTTTTTTACGGCTACTACGGCAATGTGCGTAAAATCGGCAGTGCCGGCTACAGACTGCCCTTGGCCTATTTTCTGGTCGGGATGGCTGTTTTTGCCTACAGCTTCATCACTTTGCTAAGAAA AATGGCTAAAAACTCCCGCATGAGTTTAGCCGGCGCCTCTGATGAGAATTACACCTTCTGCTGGCGTGTCTTCTGTGCGTGGGACTACCTGATCGGGAACCCAGAGGCGGCCGAGAGTAAAGGGGCGGCCATCGTCAATAGCATCAGA GAGGCCATTGTAGAggagcaagaaaaaaagaaagacactAGCCT AGCTGTACTGATCAGTTTGCGGATTCTGGCAAACATTCTGGTCCTGATGTCTCTGACCGGCAGCATCTACATCATCTACTTTGTGGTGGATCGTTCTCAAAAACTAGAGCAGGAGAAACCCGAGCTAACACTCTGGGAGAAGAATGAG GTGAGCGTGGTGGTGTCCCTCATCACAATGATTGCTCCGTCAGCCTTTGAGTTAGTGGCTCAGTTAGAGATGTACCACCCCAGAACGAGTCTCCGCTTCCAACTTGCCAG AGTTCTGGTGTTGTACCTTGGGAACCTCTACAGTTTGATTATAGCCCTCCTGGATAAAGTCAACAGTATGAGCTCTGCT CCGACAGTGGAAGAAGCCATGGAGGAAGTATGGCCGCCGACTCCAGGGGGCCAACCAACATCAGTGGAGGAGGAGGAGCCTGAGGTGGAGATGGAGAGCCAACATGCAAGGGGGATGCTGAGGATCCGGGGGGCCAGGGTGGAGCCACGGACTCTGGTGACTAAGGCAGAGATGGAGATCCGGAGACCAAGTAGCCCAACAGAGTCG ATTTCTGTGGGTGCGGGAAACCTGTCTGACTCGACATCGTTCCTAGCGACGATTTCCCAGTCTACCGAGGACAACCTGTCCACCATCATCCCAGACATCACAGAGCTGCAGAACAGCACACTGACCATGACTCTTCTGGAGCTCAACAACAGCATGACCACCATCAAGAGCCCCACGTCCTCCAGACAGCCAATGAGAATGCAGTCTCTGCTAAACCAGACCGTCCTCTATGAGTACAACACCAGATCACAACAGGACCCCTGCTGGGAAACATATGTCGGACAG GAGATGTTAAAGCTCTCCATCATTGATATGATCTTCACGGTGGCAAGTATCCTGCTCATTGATTTCATCCGGGGACTGGTGGTTCGATACTTGAGTGACTGCTGCTGTTGGGACTTGGAGAGCAAGTTT CCAGAATATGGTGAATTTAAAATAGCAGAAAATGTTCTTCATCTGATATACAACCAAGGAATGATATG GATGGGAGCGTTCTTTTCACCCTGTCTGCCTGCCTTTAATGTCCTGAAGCTCATTGGCTTGATGTACCTGCGCAGCTGGGCTGTGCTGACCTGTAATGTTCCCCATCAGCAGGTCTTTAAGGCCTCCAG ATCAAATAACTTCTATCTGACGATGCTTCTCTTCATGCTTTTCCTGTGCATGTTACCGACCGTTTTTGCCATTGTGAGGTATCGGCCGTCTCAGTACTGTGGACCCTTCAG TGGCCAGGAGAAGATTTACGACATCATCTCCGAAACCATTTCCAATGACTTCCCACTGTGGTTCAGTAAAGTGATGAGTTACGTCACCAGTCCTGTGGTGGTGCTGCCCGCTTTGCTTCTGCTCTT CATGCTGATCTACTACCTCCAATCCATCGCTAGATCACTCAAAGTCACCAACAGCCAGCTGAGAATGCAGCTGCAGACC GAACGCACGGACGACAAGAAGAAAGTATTTCAGTTGGCCGCAG CGTGTCTGCAGGGACCTGAGGGTGGTGATAAAAAGTCAGAACAAGAGAGCGACATTACTAGTATGGAGTCGTCCGCCCGCTCTGCCTCCCCTCCACGCCGCAACGGCAGCATCGCCAACTTCGAAGCTCCCGTCCGCCCGGGCAACAGCATCCGGACCATAACGCAGTCGGCTTCACGTCCTGACATCCCTAGAGCTGCTGGAGCGACGCAGAGCCCCACTGTCCCTGTGCGGCAGAAACACAAATCTGAGCCCATGGCCAGTAG TTCTTTCAGAATGCACAGCAGTCCTTCAGTGCCTCAAAGACAAGTACGACGAGTGGAGTACATACCCATCAG GCATTCTGGGTACTTGGGCAGCACCAGCAGTTCCTGCCGCTCCAAGTCCTACCACAACATGGCCTACAACCCGTGTACACGGTATGCTGAAAACATCCACTCCGATCCACAGTTTCGGAAGACCCTTCGGCCCATGCACACTGAGCCCGCCGTAATCACAGCTCAGAGCTACGTGGGCCACCGGGCACATTCGACACGTTACATCATTGTCAATGAACACGAAGCTCGCAAGAAGCTCATGCGCTCAAATACACGCATACCGAGACATTACCGCCTCGCAGACGAACCAACGGAGATCGTAGAGCTTTATCCACGTAACGTGAAATGTTACATTCCTCgtcctcttcaccgaagccaccAGCCACACCTCaacgaggaagaggaggaggaagatccAAAGAGCAGCACGAAGAGGGCATCGTTCAGACAGTCGAAACGTCCACGACCACTGTCGGATCTCCATCAGACCGCGCGATTCTACATTGGCGATACAACAAACAGTCAGTTGTCTATGGAGCAGGGTTTATACTGCGATGAAGAAGAGGATGATCATGAAGAAGATTGGGTGAACGACCCTCAGACAAATATTCGAGGTCCAGAATCGGCTCACAGGTGCGGTGAACCATACGTCAAGCCCAAGACCAAGCATAAAGTGGAGCCGTCTCTGACCGAGTCAGATTCAGCATCGCTGGCGTCCAGTAGTGACCAACAAAACAGCAGCACAGATCAGTACATCCAGGTCATTCACAACAAAAAGAAGTACCTGAAGTCCAGCGCCAAGCTGACCAAAACGAAATCCAAGAGCAGTGTTAAACTCAATGTTCCTGGAACTAATGATCTTGTCTGCTCCAACGTTTAA